In the Entelurus aequoreus isolate RoL-2023_Sb linkage group LG16, RoL_Eaeq_v1.1, whole genome shotgun sequence genome, gtttagatttaacatttaggtttagatttaacatttagcgctcacatttaatatttagcgctcacatgtagatttaagatttatattcaacatttagcgctcacatttaacatttagcgctcacatttagattttgaTTTAAATttcagatttaggtttagattcaacatttagatttcgatttaacatttagtgctcacatgtagatttaatatttatatttaacatttgggtttagatttaacatttaggtttagattcaacattaagtttagatttaacatttagcgttcacatttaacatttagcgctgaCATCTAGATTTTGATTAAGATttcagatttaggtttagattcaacatttagatttagatttgaaATTTGGTGCTCACATgtagatttaagatttatatttaacatttgggtttagatttaacatttaggtttagattcaacattaagtttagatttaacatttagcgctcacatttaacatttagcgctcacatctaGATTTTGATTTAGATttcagatttaggtttagattcaacatttggaTTTAGATTTGACATTTGGTGCTCACATGTAGATTcaagatttatatttaacatttaggtttagatttaaatttaacatttagcgctcacaattagattttgattttgatttcagatttaggtttggattcaacatttaggtttagatttaacatttagtgttcacatatagatttatatttaatatttaggtttatatttaacatttagatatatttaatgtagacttaagatttatatttaacatttaggtttagatttaaatgtaacatttagcgctcacatttagattttgaTTTAGATttcagatttaggtttagattcaacatttaggtttagatttaacatttagcgctcacatttaacatttagcgctcacatttaacatttagctctcacatttagatttggattcaacatttaggtttagatttaacatttagtgttcacgtatatatttatatttaatatttactaaatattaaatctaaatgttaaatctaaacctaaatattatttaggtttagatttaacatttagatatattTAATGTAAACTTAAATGTGATAAAAAATTAGCAGaatctgagaaaagtgagttaaatcCGAGAAATATATCTGCcagaaaagtgtgactgaactttaACATTGGACACCCCATAAATCTCATGATATGATTAGTGTTGTTGTATGTAATATATCCTGTGGCCACAAGGGTACGCTGTTGGACAGTGCGTCAAAGTTACCACCCCGACATCGTCTGTGTTTGGCTTTCTTCTAAAGTAGCATATCTAAACAATGGCGGATATCATTAGCATTATAAAATGAATTATACAGAAAGAAAGACAATAAGAGTATTTTTCTAAGACAAATGTACTAGCCTAAAGCGCCAGAAGAGACGCTGGAAGAACCAGCGAAGATAGTAGAGGGGCTgcttaagaagaagaagaagtagaagtagaagaagagtgGAAGATGGCTGCACGTGACCGAGTCGTTCGCCTGCTGGCGCTGCTCAAGCACGCGGCGTAAGTAACTTGTTATTGCAAAAGACACTTGTTGATACGTCACGTGACTCCTGTGTCACGTTAACTGTGTAGATATATTGAATAAGCTtatatttttaatcattttgGCATTATGTAAGGGTTTATGTAAGCATTTTTTCTAACCTATAGAATGTAGTAACCTTTGAACTCTTATTGGTTTGAGCCAGGATTGGAAACGTTTCGTGAGAAAAAACATAAATGACTAGAATACCCATAGGAGATAGTACTTTGGCAACCATAAGTTGTGGTTTGGGGTGgatttcagctttttaaagggtaGCTCAACAGTACATTATGTACTTTATTGTATGTGTAACCctcttaagtagggatgtccgataatatcggactgccgatattatcggccgataaaagctttcaaatgtaatatcggaaattatcggtatcggtttcaaaaagtaaaatttatgactttttaaaacgccgctgtgtacacagacgtagggagaagtacagagcgccaataaaccttaaaggcacttcctttacgtgctggcccagtcacatgatatctacggcttttaacgcacacaagtgaatgcaatgcatacttggtcaacagccatacaggtcacactgagggtgaccgtataaacaactttaacactgttaaaaaatatgctcacactgtgaacccacatcaaacaagaatgacaaacacatttcgggagaacatccacaccgtaacacaacataaacacaacagaacaaatacccagaactccttgcagcactaactcttccgggatgctacaatatacccccgccacgcccaaccccgcccacctcaacctcctcatgctctctcagggagagcatgtcccaaattccaagctactgttttgaggcatgttaaaaaaaagaatgcactttgtgacttcaataataaatatggcagtgccatgttggcatttttttccataacttgagttgatttatttttttggaaaaccttgttacattgtttaatgcatccagcggggcatcacaacaaaattaggcataaaaatgtgttaattccacgactgtatatatcggtatcggttgatatcggaatcggtaattaagagttggacaatatcggaatatcggatatcggaaaaaaaaccattatcggacatctctactcttaAGGGTCATCGAGtgcagggttccccaaccttttttgcaccagggaccggtttaatgtaggcattattttcacggaccggccttccacgtgtggcaggccagggcgaaattattctctgcatttgacccatcacccttgatcaccccctgggaggtgaggggagcagtgagcagcagcggtggccacgcccaggaatcatgttttggtgatttaacccccaattccaacccttgatgctgagttcccagggagggaatgggtcccatttttatagtctttggtatgactcggccggggtttgaactcatgacctaccgatctcagggcggacactctaaccactaggccactgagcaggtgggtgtgtttgtgtatgtgtacaGATGCAGGTGTCCAGCTCACTCCAACACATTCCATCAAGGTAAACATGCATTCTCAGCTCAATAAATGAGTCATTGAAAATTATTGATTGATTATCAGCATATTAATCACCTTGGTGTTCCTCTGCAGCTGTGACATGCAGCACTCGAAAAACGGACTATGCCTTCGAGGTAGCGCACACCATTTGAGCTTGATGGAAGAGAAAGTATTTGTCATGGTGATGAAATGTATTTGTGTCAGATGGCGAGTTCCAACATCCGTTACGGAGAAGGAGTCAGCAGGGAAATCGGCATGGTAACCACATCATCTGTATCAGAAACAGCTTCACACTCTGCATAACCGCGGTTCTTGTGCAGGACCTACAAAACCTCGGCGCCCGGAACGTGTGCGTGATGACCGACAAAAACCTCTCATGCCTTCCGCCAGTCCAGGCGGTCCTCGAGTCTCTCACCAAGAACGGCGTTGAGTACAAAATCTACGACGGCGTGCGGGTGGAACCCACAGACAGTAGGTAAGGCACGCCCACTGCTGTGTCCTGATTATCTGATTGGTGACCATCGCTCAAGTGCGTTTGTATTGCAGTTTTAAAGACGCCATCTCATTTGCCAAGAACGGCTCATTCGACGTGTTCGTGGCAGTGGGCGGCGGCTCTGTGATTGACACGTGCAAGGCAGCCAATCTGTACTCGTGTCACCCTGACGCAGACTTTCTGGACTTCGTCAATGCGCCCATCGGCAAAGGGAAGCCCATTATGGGACCTTTAAAGCCACTCATTGCAGGTAACGGCAACGTCATGGAGGTCGCTGTGGCAACCAGTGAGACGCCTTCAACCTGTAACCTCTTTTGCCCCTCAGTTCCAACAACCGCCGGCACCGGCAGCGAGACCACAGGCGTGGCCATCTTTGACTATGAGCCTCTGAGGGCTAAAACAGGTAAAGACACATAGCCCCGCCCATCTGCGACCAGCACGTCTCTGATTGGCTAATTGTGGTCAGGTATCGCCAGCAGAGCCATTCGACCCACTTTGGGGGTGGTGGATCCCATACACACACTGAGCATGCCCAGTAGGGTCGCAGCCAACAGCGGCTTTGACGTGCTCTGGTCAGTGGTCGCTTTTGAACGATGGCCTCATTTTGGCAGCCACAGCTTTGACCTAATTCCCATGTGCTTGTTGCAGCCATGCGCTGGAGTCGTACACCGCTCTGCCGTATCACCAACGGGCCCCCTGCCCCGACAACCCCATAAACCGACCCGCTTACCAGGGCAGCAACCCAATCAGCGATGTTTGGTCGCGCCACGCCCTCAACGTGGTCGCCAAGTACATGAAACGGTAAAAAATATATCCTCCTTTGCATGCAGTGTTCCTCTTTGTGTGTGTGCTCTTTGATTTTGTTTGTGGCGGCAGCGCCGTACGGGATCCTGAGGACCTGGAAGCTCGCTCCAGCATGCACCTGGCAAGCGTGTTTGCTGGCATCGGATTCGGAAATGCAGGCGTCCATCTTTGGTAAGaaattattttgtgtgttgtctgtTTAAAATGAAAGCTGTCGTTTGTTCCGCAGTCACGGGATGTCTTATCCAATCGCTGGGAATGTGAAGACCCACAAAGCAGAGGGATACAATGTTGAACACCCACTGGTGGTCAGTTAAGCACTGTCATGACTTCTCTGTGATATCAAATTAATGGTTCCATCACGAAGCAGATTGTTAAcattgtgtgcgtgcgtgtgcatcCTCAGCCTCATGGCCTCTCTGTGGTTCTGACGGCGCCGGCTGTCTTCACTTTCACAGCTCCAATGTGTCCTGAACGTCATCTGGAAGCTGCAGAGATTCTTGGTACTGATCAATCACCCTTCAATGTTACACATCCATGTTTTGCCTTGAGGTGCACATTAAAGAATGTGCTGCGTTCAAGTGCAGACTTTTAAGGAATGTTGTTTTGCATTCTGGtagacatttaaaggcctactgaaaatatttttttttatttaaacggggatagcagatccattctatgtgtcatacttgatcatttcgcgatattgccatatttttgctgaaaggatttagtagagaacatcgacgataaagtttgcaacttttggtcgctgataaaaaaaaagccttgcctgtaccggaagtagcgtgacgtcgcaggttgaagggctactcacatttccccattgtttacaccagcagcgagagcgaatcggaccgagaaagcgacgattaccccattaatttgagcgaggatgaaagatttgtggatgaggaacgcgagagtgaaggactagagtgcagtgcaggacgtatcttttttcgctctgaccgtaacttaaatacaagggctcattggattccacactttctcctttttctattgtggatcacggatttgtattttaaaccacctcggatactatatcctcttgaaaatgagagtcgagaacgcgaaatggacattcacagtgacttttatctccacaacaatacatcggcgaagcactttagctacggaggtaacgtgatagcatcgggcttaactgcagatagaaacaaaataaataaacccctgactggaaggatagacagaaaatcaacaatactattaaaccatggacatgtaactacacggttaatgctttccagcctggcgaagcttaacaatgctgttgctaacgacgccattgaagctaacttagctacgggacctcactgagctatgctaaaaacattagctattcacctacgccagccagccgtcatctgctcatcaacacccgtgcgcacctgcgttccagcgatcgacggagcgacgaaggacttcacccgatcatcgatgcggtcggcggctagggtcggatagcgcgtctgctatccaagtcaaagtcctcctggttgtgttgctgcagccagccgctaatacaccgatcccacctacagctttcttctttacagtcttcattgttcattaaacaaattgcaaaagattcaccaacacagatgtccagaatactgtggaattttacgacgaaaacagagctttttgtattggatacaatggtgtcggaatacttccgtttcaactattgacgtcacgcgcatacgtcatcatacatagacgttttcaaccggaagtttcgcgggaaatttaaaattgcactttataagttaacccggccgtattggcatgtgttgcaatgttaagatttcatcattgatatataaactatcagactgcgtggtcggtagtagtgggtttcaattggcctttaataatttttttgtattcagGTGCAGAGTACAGGAATAATTTGTTGTGTTCCAATTGCAGACATTCAAGAAATCATGTGTTGTGTTAAAGTGTAGACATTTATAGAATGATGTGTTGCGTTCAGGCGCCGACATCAGTCAAGTGAAAAGGGCAGACGCCGGCGCTGTGCTGGCTGACACActgcgtcacttcctgtttgagctGCAGGTTGAGGACGGCCTGGCCGCTGTGGGCTACGGCAAAGACGACATCCCAGCGCTGGTCCAAGGAACTATTCCTCAGGTTGTCTAGGCTGCTACGCTTGCTTTGGTTCCATGAGAAGATCCAACTTGTTAAGTCTTTATGTTTGTGCTTTTAGGAGCGAGTGACCAAACTTTCTCCTCGAGAACACAGCGAAGACGACTTGAGCAGTCTCTTTGAGGCCTCAATGAAGCTCTActgacatcacttcctctccTACACACCTGTCGTAGCTTACTACATGGAAGCATCATGTCACTTTTAATTAGAATTCATAAAACGACAAcatgtgaatgaatgaatatgtGCAACTCTATGAAAtccataaataaacattttattagcAAATATTTCTACATAACAGTAGCAAAAAAATCAGTGCACTTTAAGAGAAACACCagtgaaggagaagaagaaagaatAATAAGAATACAACAAAGGCGGTATGATTTTCATTTTTACATTAAAGATATTTCTGTGGAGTAAATTAAAACATTCACTTTCAGGTTAAAAATATCATTTCATATCAATAAAAGTTGAAGTTCTTGCGAAAGAAATCAATAAAAGTGATTGTTTGCAATGAACTTCTGGTTGTGTGTTAAAATCTCTGAGTCATGACTCGCTAAAGCTGACAGAAAAGAAGAAAGTTCATGATGACTCGCTGACTGCTTCAACTGCGTGTTTCTGCCAACAAATGAACAAAAAGATAAATATTGTTATAGTTTATGTGTGAATATCAAGTTAACTGGGGAACTTGGCCACCTTGTGCACCTCGTGCTAAATGTTAGTGCACCTCAAAGGGGTTGCTTCTCTTTTGAAGGTTTTCCTCGGCGGCATCGAGGGGCTGTCGGCACCACCACACTTCCTGTCCAACCAGGGGGAAGCCGCCCGGCTCACCATCGTCCAGGACCCAGCTGAGACACCGATGCACCGGCTGAAAGCCACTCTGTGGACTGTGGCCGCGTATCTGCTTGAGTACAAAATTGATGCATCAAAATCTGCCGTGCCGCCTTGTGGGTGCCATAGTAGGTGTTTGTCTCTTGCCTCGTCCGGATGGCCGCTGTCTGTCTTTGAGGGCATAGCCATCATGGGAGCTGAAGTCAAAAACCATCTCATCTCCGTGGTCCTGAACACATCACGTGATGTCAGCTCTTCATTGGGGGCAGAGCTGACAGGTCCCATCTTTCCGTCTTCCACGGCCCCTCGACTGAAGAACTGACACCACATTCGTCAATTTATTAGGCTGTCAAACATTGTGCAGCTGTGTGCGACCGGTGTTTACCTCTGAGCGTGACAGCATGGCGGCTCTGTCCTTGTGCTCGCCGCTATAGCCCGGGCTGCGGTCGGTAAACATGGAGATCACCTCGCTGCTCATCAGCTGATCCTTGACAAGATGACAATGCGTGACTTTTTAAATACAcaatatcccagcaggcacaagaaatTGATACGTTGATCATAcatgcatgtcctttaaaactgactttgaaacaacgttgcaaaattgtTGAGttcatgtccaacgttggatccttagacttagacaaactttaatgatccacaagggaaattgttccgttCCCATTTCCCAACCATCCACATtggtggttgggaaatgaccaaacttaaaaggtcaaatcaacctcacaacctgacattaaataaacgtcatcaaaaagcatgttgtttcaaagttgtatttgtcttGGAGAattttgtttgggaaatgaccaaaattcaatggtcaaatcaacgtcagaactcaacattgattcaacctcgtcaaaaagcatgttgtttcaacattatgtttgtgttggtcaacgtcaggacctaattccacaagttctcaacattgttttaatgtcttgtgcctgctgggatgtgtGTTGGACAGCAGGGGTGAAAGGTGTAGGGCGATTCTGATTTTAATCCATTAACAcgctaacaaaaaatatatttcaagaaaaaactttt is a window encoding:
- the adhfe1 gene encoding hydroxyacid-oxoacid transhydrogenase, mitochondrial translates to MAARDRVVRLLALLKHAACRCPAHSNTFHQAVTCSTRKTDYAFEMASSNIRYGEGVSREIGMDLQNLGARNVCVMTDKNLSCLPPVQAVLESLTKNGVEYKIYDGVRVEPTDSSFKDAISFAKNGSFDVFVAVGGGSVIDTCKAANLYSCHPDADFLDFVNAPIGKGKPIMGPLKPLIAVPTTAGTGSETTGVAIFDYEPLRAKTGIASRAIRPTLGVVDPIHTLSMPSRVAANSGFDVLCHALESYTALPYHQRAPCPDNPINRPAYQGSNPISDVWSRHALNVVAKYMKRAVRDPEDLEARSSMHLASVFAGIGFGNAGVHLCHGMSYPIAGNVKTHKAEGYNVEHPLVPHGLSVVLTAPAVFTFTAPMCPERHLEAAEILGADISQVKRADAGAVLADTLRHFLFELQVEDGLAAVGYGKDDIPALVQGTIPQERVTKLSPREHSEDDLSSLFEASMKLY